In Streptomyces canus, one DNA window encodes the following:
- a CDS encoding MarR family winged helix-turn-helix transcriptional regulator, translating into MIRDDEEPVGLGALDRVTWALRRAELAVQTLKEQRLRPLGMAAAHYTLLMSVHSEPGLAGAELARRLNVTPQAVASLVARLEGRGQLERREHPRHRHVQELHLTDAGREALRAADQVIADIEQHITEGLGPEESAQLRTLLDQVSKTVRNA; encoded by the coding sequence GTGATACGTGATGACGAGGAGCCCGTGGGGCTCGGCGCGCTTGACCGGGTGACCTGGGCATTGCGCCGCGCGGAACTGGCGGTGCAGACGCTCAAGGAACAGCGGCTGCGCCCGCTGGGCATGGCCGCCGCGCACTACACCCTGCTGATGTCGGTGCACAGCGAACCAGGGCTGGCCGGCGCCGAGTTGGCCCGCCGCCTCAACGTCACCCCCCAGGCCGTCGCCTCCCTCGTGGCACGCCTGGAGGGCCGCGGGCAGCTGGAGAGGCGCGAGCACCCGCGCCACCGGCACGTGCAGGAACTGCACCTCACCGACGCCGGACGGGAAGCGCTGCGCGCGGCCGACCAGGTGATCGCCGACATCGAGCAGCACATCACCGAGGGGCTGGGACCGGAAGAGAGCGCGCAGCTGCGGACGCTGCTCGACCAGGTGAGCAAGACGGTACGCAACGCCTGA
- a CDS encoding quinone oxidoreductase family protein: protein MSEAVVARAYGGPEVLSVIDVAVAEPGPGQVRIEVRAVGVNPFDHKMYSGAFGTDPANLPMRLGAEAAGVVTAVGADATGPAGPIQIGDEVIAYRAPGAYASELVVPASSVVPKPAALSWEQAGGLMVTGVTAVHVLEAIGLREKDSVLIHGAAGGVGLMAVQLAVERGATVLGTASPAKHDVLRDLGALPIAYGPGLADRVRAAAPQGVHAAADLVGTDEAVDVSVELVADRSRIASVAGFERGARAGIKLLGGGPGADPGTEVRAAARLQLTEAAGAGRLRVLIAASHPLREVAAAHRQIMTGHTTGKIVLVP from the coding sequence ATGAGCGAAGCAGTAGTAGCGCGTGCCTACGGTGGTCCCGAGGTGCTGTCGGTGATCGATGTCGCCGTAGCGGAGCCCGGGCCCGGTCAGGTGCGCATCGAGGTCCGCGCCGTCGGCGTCAATCCCTTCGACCACAAGATGTACAGCGGCGCCTTCGGAACCGATCCGGCCAACCTGCCGATGCGGCTCGGCGCCGAAGCGGCCGGTGTCGTGACCGCTGTCGGTGCCGACGCGACCGGTCCCGCGGGCCCGATCCAGATCGGCGACGAGGTGATCGCGTACCGAGCGCCCGGCGCGTACGCGTCCGAACTCGTCGTCCCGGCCTCGTCGGTGGTGCCCAAGCCCGCCGCACTCTCCTGGGAGCAGGCGGGAGGACTGATGGTCACGGGCGTCACTGCTGTGCACGTCCTCGAAGCGATCGGCCTGCGCGAGAAGGACTCGGTGCTGATCCACGGCGCTGCGGGTGGCGTCGGCCTGATGGCCGTGCAGCTGGCTGTCGAGCGCGGCGCGACGGTACTGGGAACGGCGAGCCCGGCCAAGCACGACGTACTGCGCGACCTGGGGGCGCTTCCCATCGCGTACGGGCCGGGCCTGGCGGACCGCGTGCGTGCGGCAGCGCCGCAGGGCGTCCACGCGGCTGCCGACCTGGTGGGCACCGACGAGGCGGTGGACGTCTCGGTGGAGCTGGTGGCGGACCGGTCCCGCATCGCGAGCGTCGCGGGGTTCGAACGCGGGGCCCGAGCCGGTATCAAGCTCCTGGGCGGCGGGCCCGGCGCGGACCCCGGCACAGAAGTCCGCGCCGCCGCGCGCCTGCAGCTCACCGAAGCCGCGGGGGCCGGGCGACTGCGCGTCCTGATCGCCGCCAGCCATCCGTTGCGCGAAGTCGCCGCGGCGCATCGGCAGATCATGACCGGGCATACGACGGGGAAGATCGTCCTCGTCCCGTGA
- a CDS encoding SDR family oxidoreductase — protein MNTTTKPTALVTGGSRGIGAATSRALAARGYRVAVNYFSHREAADQVVKLIEADGGEAFAVQADVYDPIQATELLERSSADGRLDVLVCNAGARFTPTPVQHLAWDDFRTKVTDELASVYTLTQRALGLMGAQGQGSIVYVSSAVADGPPAPGMAAHGTAKAALNTFARFVAHEAGPVGVHVNVVAPGYVRTESSALMPQEFQRRLAENTPLGRVAEPEDVARAIAMLVGEEAAFVTGEVLTVDGGYGLARR, from the coding sequence ATGAACACCACCACCAAGCCCACGGCCCTGGTGACCGGCGGGAGCCGGGGAATCGGTGCTGCCACGTCGCGGGCATTGGCAGCTCGCGGCTACCGCGTAGCGGTCAACTACTTCTCCCACCGCGAAGCGGCCGACCAGGTGGTCAAGCTCATCGAGGCCGACGGCGGCGAAGCCTTCGCCGTGCAGGCCGACGTGTACGACCCCATCCAGGCGACCGAACTCCTGGAGCGCTCCTCGGCCGACGGGCGCCTGGATGTCCTTGTCTGCAACGCCGGCGCCCGCTTCACCCCCACTCCTGTGCAGCACCTCGCCTGGGACGACTTCAGGACGAAGGTGACGGACGAACTCGCATCCGTCTACACGCTCACCCAACGGGCACTGGGGCTCATGGGCGCCCAGGGACAGGGAAGCATCGTGTATGTCTCCAGCGCCGTGGCTGACGGTCCGCCCGCCCCGGGCATGGCCGCCCACGGCACCGCCAAGGCCGCCCTGAACACCTTCGCCCGCTTCGTCGCCCATGAGGCCGGTCCGGTCGGCGTCCACGTCAATGTCGTGGCACCGGGTTACGTCCGTACCGAGAGCAGTGCGCTCATGCCGCAGGAGTTCCAGCGGCGGCTGGCGGAGAACACGCCCCTGGGGCGGGTCGCGGAGCCGGAGGACGTGGCCCGGGCGATCGCGATGCTCGTCGGCGAGGAAGCCGCCTTCGTGACCGGCGAGGTGCTCACCGTCGACGGTGGGTACGGCCTGGCACGCCGGTAG
- a CDS encoding TetR/AcrR family transcriptional regulator → MGDTQTGRPRGRRQEADRNDARLMRAAREVFAELGWDAPVSEIARRAGIGMGSLYRRYPSKELLAQRMRIVGMEQLVTQARTALAEEPDPWDAFARFLRDALSAQGAGGPLLPLVGGRLPATDEIVAAADQLRAALDDLVDGAHRAGVLRADFTSADVPLLLEHLTARIPVTDERATTLHLRYLDLILAGLRTSTTDGPTAVQSPAPDWAELSELWNAPKK, encoded by the coding sequence ATGGGTGACACGCAGACCGGTAGACCGCGCGGCCGCCGCCAAGAGGCGGACCGCAACGACGCCCGCCTCATGCGGGCTGCGCGCGAAGTCTTCGCCGAGCTCGGCTGGGACGCCCCCGTCTCGGAGATCGCCCGCCGGGCGGGCATCGGCATGGGGAGCCTCTACCGCCGTTATCCCAGCAAGGAACTGCTGGCTCAGCGAATGCGCATCGTGGGGATGGAACAGCTCGTCACCCAGGCCCGCACCGCCCTCGCCGAGGAGCCCGATCCTTGGGATGCGTTCGCCCGTTTCCTCCGGGACGCGCTCTCGGCCCAGGGTGCGGGCGGCCCGCTGCTCCCGCTGGTGGGCGGCCGGCTTCCGGCCACCGACGAGATCGTGGCCGCCGCCGACCAACTCCGGGCCGCTCTCGACGATCTCGTGGACGGCGCCCACCGCGCAGGCGTGCTGCGCGCCGACTTCACCTCCGCCGACGTGCCCTTGCTGCTCGAGCACCTCACCGCGCGGATCCCCGTCACCGACGAACGCGCCACCACGCTCCACTTGCGGTACCTGGATCTGATCCTCGCCGGACTGCGCACGTCGACCACCGACGGGCCCACCGCGGTGCAGAGTCCGGCTCCGGACTGGGCGGAACTCAGCGAGCTGTGGAACGCGCCCAAGAAGTGA
- a CDS encoding MmyB family transcriptional regulator: MVRQWWAGRQVPCLQVGSKRLSHPVAGDLTLDRDSLTSTADPAQQLVIMTPEPGTPSHDGLRFLASWTVAPYGRARDTTA; the protein is encoded by the coding sequence CTGGTCCGGCAGTGGTGGGCAGGCCGCCAGGTGCCCTGCCTGCAAGTCGGCTCCAAGAGGCTGAGCCATCCGGTCGCCGGTGACCTCACTCTCGACCGGGACAGCCTGACCTCGACAGCCGACCCGGCACAGCAGCTGGTGATCATGACCCCTGAGCCCGGGACCCCGTCCCATGACGGACTGCGCTTCCTTGCGTCCTGGACGGTTGCTCCGTACGGGCGGGCGCGGGATACGACAGCATGA
- a CDS encoding alpha/beta hydrolase, whose translation MVETVSFRNKDVEIAGHLHLPENLSEDKKYPALVGIHPAGGVKEQTIGHYAKRLAEHGFVTVVYDSSYQGASGGEPRLLEDPTTRVEDARCAADFLTTLPFVDSERMGVFGICAGGGYAISVAQTERRFKAVATVSAAPMGEGSRGFLGHLSPVAEQIGTLDMVAQQRTAEARGARPLYAPFVPETLEDIDESTPDLLREGYDYYRTPRGQHPHSKGRFLLTSMDRMFAFSAFDRIPELLTQPLLLIAGSKADTKVFSDQAYALSEGPKELFVVDGATHIALYDVPEYVDQAIPKMAEFFAVL comes from the coding sequence ATGGTCGAGACTGTTTCGTTCAGGAACAAGGACGTAGAGATTGCGGGACATCTCCATCTGCCGGAAAACCTCAGCGAGGACAAGAAATATCCGGCACTCGTCGGAATTCATCCAGCCGGCGGCGTAAAGGAACAGACCATCGGCCACTACGCCAAGAGGCTCGCCGAGCACGGATTCGTCACCGTGGTCTACGACTCCTCGTACCAAGGAGCGAGTGGTGGTGAACCCCGTCTCCTGGAAGACCCGACGACCCGGGTGGAAGACGCTCGCTGCGCAGCCGACTTCCTCACCACTCTTCCGTTCGTCGACTCCGAGCGCATGGGGGTCTTCGGTATTTGCGCCGGCGGTGGCTACGCGATCAGCGTGGCCCAGACCGAACGTCGCTTCAAGGCAGTGGCTACGGTCAGCGCGGCTCCGATGGGCGAGGGATCCAGGGGCTTCCTGGGGCATCTGTCCCCGGTGGCCGAGCAGATCGGCACGCTGGACATGGTCGCCCAACAGCGCACGGCAGAAGCAAGGGGGGCACGGCCTCTCTACGCCCCGTTCGTCCCGGAAACGCTGGAGGATATCGACGAAAGCACGCCGGACCTCCTGCGCGAAGGGTACGACTACTACAGGACGCCGCGAGGTCAGCATCCCCATTCGAAGGGCCGTTTCCTGCTGACCAGCATGGACAGGATGTTCGCCTTCTCGGCCTTCGACCGGATCCCGGAACTGCTGACCCAGCCGCTGCTCCTCATCGCAGGGAGCAAGGCGGACACAAAGGTGTTCAGCGACCAGGCCTACGCGCTTTCCGAGGGGCCGAAGGAGTTGTTCGTCGTCGACGGCGCGACTCATATCGCACTGTACGACGTGCCTGAGTACGTGGACCAGGCGATCCCCAAAATGGCGGAGTTCTTCGCCGTTCTCTAG
- a CDS encoding nuclear transport factor 2 family protein, whose translation MSASPNLALIRRLYESGMAPEVTREVMASDLVWDITPGFPNSGVYHGWASAAQDFFGRTMPNYESFGAVPEEFYTDDEGHVFVFGHYHAETKTGNKADVRFIHLWTVRDGKAVSMRQAADSHVLQEALKG comes from the coding sequence ATGTCCGCCTCCCCGAACCTCGCCCTCATCCGCCGACTGTACGAGTCCGGAATGGCCCCGGAGGTCACCCGCGAGGTCATGGCCTCCGACCTCGTGTGGGACATCACCCCCGGCTTCCCGAACAGCGGCGTGTACCACGGTTGGGCCAGCGCGGCGCAGGACTTCTTCGGCAGGACGATGCCGAACTACGAGTCGTTCGGCGCGGTGCCCGAGGAGTTCTACACGGACGACGAAGGCCACGTCTTCGTGTTCGGGCACTACCACGCCGAGACGAAGACCGGGAACAAGGCCGACGTCCGGTTCATCCACCTGTGGACCGTCCGCGACGGCAAGGCCGTGAGCATGCGGCAGGCCGCCGACAGCCACGTCCTCCAGGAAGCCCTCAAGGGCTGA
- a CDS encoding type 1 glutamine amidotransferase domain-containing protein, with amino-acid sequence MAKILFVITASDHWTLADGTRQPAGFWAEEAIGPYQVFKEAGYEIAAATPGGVPPTADALSLTADFNGGEEGAQRMRTALREATELAQPIRIEDVAIDDYVAVFYPGGWGPMEDLPDNAASGKLLTEWLASGKLVSLVCHGPAALLATIGPDGTSPFAGYRLTGLSNAEEKLNGLADRAKWLLQDRLVNELGADYRETEPFAPHVEVDRTLYTGQNPGSAVPLAQELVRALS; translated from the coding sequence ATGGCGAAGATCCTCTTCGTGATCACCGCGTCCGACCACTGGACGCTGGCCGACGGAACCCGGCAGCCGGCCGGCTTCTGGGCCGAGGAAGCAATCGGCCCGTACCAGGTCTTCAAGGAGGCCGGATACGAGATCGCGGCCGCGACGCCCGGCGGCGTGCCGCCCACCGCTGATGCCCTCAGCCTCACTGCGGATTTCAACGGCGGCGAGGAAGGCGCCCAGCGCATGCGGACCGCCCTGCGCGAGGCGACCGAGCTGGCCCAGCCCATACGCATCGAGGACGTGGCCATCGACGACTACGTGGCCGTCTTCTACCCCGGCGGCTGGGGCCCGATGGAGGACCTGCCCGACAACGCCGCGTCCGGCAAGCTGCTCACCGAGTGGCTCGCCTCGGGCAAGTTGGTGTCGCTGGTGTGCCACGGCCCCGCGGCGCTGCTGGCCACCATCGGCCCGGACGGGACGTCCCCGTTCGCCGGCTACCGCCTGACCGGCCTCTCCAACGCCGAGGAGAAGCTCAACGGTCTCGCGGACCGCGCGAAGTGGCTGTTGCAGGACCGCCTCGTGAACGAACTCGGCGCGGACTACCGCGAGACCGAGCCGTTCGCCCCGCACGTGGAGGTGGACCGCACCCTGTACACAGGCCAGAACCCGGGCTCGGCCGTCCCCCTGGCACAGGAACTGGTCAGGGCACTGAGCTGA
- a CDS encoding helix-turn-helix domain-containing protein, whose translation MNRNPHLNELGEFLKARRAELSPSEVGLRGGQRRRVSGLRREEVALLAAISTEYYTRIEQGRLQASAPLLDEIAQVLRLNDDQRTYLFDLAAKERGRPSASDEHQQVDTQLQRMLDDLTASPAFVIGRRTDILGWNRLAAALWTDFGRYPKQERVFVRLLFTEPWMRELYADWEEVTRLAIAQLRMESARYPDDQRLTALVEELSARDTQFRQWWTEHDVAARGKGTKKLHHPVVGELTLDWNTLTCGTDPDQHIIVWNAEPGSPSHDGLRLLASWAADQKRTASDTVT comes from the coding sequence ATGAACCGCAACCCCCATCTGAACGAGCTGGGTGAGTTCCTCAAGGCCCGCCGTGCCGAGCTCAGCCCCTCCGAGGTCGGACTTCGCGGAGGGCAACGGCGGCGCGTGAGCGGTCTACGGCGTGAGGAAGTGGCGCTTCTCGCCGCGATCAGCACCGAGTACTACACGCGCATCGAGCAGGGCCGTCTCCAGGCATCGGCCCCACTGCTCGACGAGATCGCCCAGGTACTCCGCCTGAACGACGACCAGCGCACGTACCTCTTCGACCTCGCGGCAAAAGAGCGCGGGCGCCCCTCCGCGTCGGACGAGCACCAGCAGGTGGACACACAGCTGCAGCGCATGCTGGACGATCTCACCGCCTCCCCTGCCTTCGTCATCGGCCGGCGGACCGACATCCTCGGTTGGAACCGGCTCGCCGCCGCCCTGTGGACCGATTTCGGACGCTATCCGAAACAGGAGCGCGTGTTTGTCCGGCTGCTGTTCACCGAACCCTGGATGCGCGAGCTGTACGCGGACTGGGAAGAGGTCACCCGGCTGGCCATCGCCCAGCTGCGCATGGAGAGCGCACGCTACCCCGACGACCAGCGCCTTACCGCGCTGGTCGAGGAACTCTCCGCCCGCGACACACAGTTCCGGCAATGGTGGACCGAACACGACGTCGCGGCGCGGGGCAAGGGCACCAAGAAGCTTCATCACCCGGTGGTGGGCGAGCTGACCCTCGACTGGAACACGCTCACCTGCGGCACGGACCCCGACCAGCACATCATCGTGTGGAACGCCGAACCCGGATCCCCGTCCCACGACGGACTGCGCCTCCTGGCCTCCTGGGCCGCGGACCAGAAACGGACGGCGTCCGACACCGTCACCTGA
- a CDS encoding NADP-dependent oxidoreductase yields MRAVGFTEFGGPEVLRILELPTPEAGPNEVRIRVHAATVNAVDALQRSGPARSPDAQPPFVPGMEAAGIVDQIGASADTDLSVGDRVMAIVLPDGAHGAYAEQVVVPVDSVVRAPHGATDAQAGSLPMNGLTARLALDTLGLEPGQTLALTGAVGAVGGYAIQLAKADGLRVVADASDQDETLVKELGADVVLRRGAAYPDRVRAEVPEGVDGLVDAASLGALCARAVRDGGRVVTLRGYDGPGERDVVFEPIVVFGYAKEHAKLDQLRQQAEEGRITLRIAKTFPAEQAVEAHRLLAAGGVRGRLILTF; encoded by the coding sequence ATGAGGGCTGTAGGTTTCACGGAATTCGGCGGACCGGAGGTGCTTCGGATCCTGGAGCTGCCCACGCCCGAGGCCGGTCCGAACGAGGTGCGCATCCGGGTGCACGCCGCGACCGTCAACGCGGTCGACGCCCTCCAGCGCAGCGGACCCGCCCGGTCGCCGGACGCCCAGCCGCCGTTCGTTCCGGGCATGGAAGCCGCAGGGATCGTGGACCAGATCGGCGCGAGTGCGGACACGGATCTGAGCGTCGGCGACCGCGTCATGGCGATCGTGCTCCCCGACGGCGCGCACGGCGCCTACGCCGAGCAGGTCGTGGTCCCGGTGGACTCGGTCGTCCGCGCCCCCCACGGCGCGACCGACGCGCAGGCCGGGTCGCTGCCGATGAACGGCCTCACCGCGCGCCTGGCCCTGGACACACTCGGCCTGGAACCCGGCCAGACCCTCGCGCTCACCGGAGCGGTCGGCGCGGTCGGCGGTTACGCCATCCAGCTGGCCAAGGCGGACGGGCTGCGCGTGGTGGCCGACGCCTCGGACCAGGACGAGACCCTGGTCAAGGAACTCGGTGCCGACGTCGTACTCCGTCGCGGCGCCGCGTACCCGGACCGGGTACGCGCGGAGGTCCCGGAGGGCGTCGACGGACTCGTCGACGCCGCGTCGCTCGGCGCCCTCTGCGCTCGGGCGGTACGCGACGGCGGCCGGGTGGTGACACTGCGCGGCTACGACGGCCCCGGCGAGCGAGACGTCGTCTTCGAGCCGATCGTCGTGTTCGGCTACGCCAAGGAGCACGCCAAGCTCGACCAGCTCCGGCAGCAGGCGGAGGAAGGCCGCATCACCCTCCGGATCGCGAAGACGTTCCCGGCGGAACAGGCCGTCGAAGCACACCGGCTCCTCGCCGCCGGCGGTGTGCGGGGTCGGCTGATCCTGACGTTCTGA
- a CDS encoding carboxymuconolactone decarboxylase family protein encodes MSERKKFAPPAIQEFAPKLAEVTDTVLFGDIWERPGLSPRDRSLVTVTALAALYRGDQLTFHLGKALENGVTKDELIEAITHLAFYAGWPNAMAAMNQLKEIVDKADQSG; translated from the coding sequence ATGTCCGAACGGAAGAAGTTCGCGCCGCCGGCGATCCAGGAATTCGCCCCCAAGCTCGCGGAGGTGACCGACACGGTCCTGTTCGGCGACATCTGGGAGCGGCCGGGTCTGTCCCCGCGTGATCGCAGTCTGGTCACGGTCACCGCTCTCGCCGCCCTGTACCGGGGTGACCAGCTCACCTTCCACCTCGGCAAGGCGCTGGAGAACGGCGTGACCAAGGACGAGTTGATCGAGGCCATCACCCATCTGGCCTTCTACGCCGGATGGCCCAACGCCATGGCCGCGATGAACCAGCTCAAGGAGATCGTGGACAAGGCTGACCAGTCCGGCTGA
- a CDS encoding cupin domain-containing protein: MVIGDAYAEVIHRGEDPSCRRANLVRQSPSLVAGIALVQSRGGALIEAHPGEVIRTPPGEEHWHGAAPDRFMIRLAPWETDDAAWLEHVAADDHNGPRFSTRTRP; the protein is encoded by the coding sequence GTGGTCATCGGCGATGCCTACGCCGAAGTGATCCACCGTGGCGAGGATCCCTCCTGTAGGCGGGCCAACCTGGTCCGACAGAGCCCCTCCCTCGTCGCGGGCATCGCGCTGGTGCAGTCCCGTGGCGGCGCCCTCATCGAGGCTCATCCCGGCGAGGTCATCCGGACGCCCCCGGGTGAGGAGCACTGGCACGGCGCGGCACCCGACCGGTTCATGATCCGCCTCGCTCCCTGGGAGACGGACGACGCCGCCTGGCTCGAACACGTCGCGGCCGACGACCACAACGGCCCGCGCTTCAGCACCCGTACGCGTCCCTGA
- a CDS encoding zinc-dependent alcohol dehydrogenase family protein — MRATIIHAPGDIRVEDPPEPKIMASTDAVIRTVATCVCGSDLWSYRGVLPVAEAQPIGHEYVGVVEEVGSDVSSVRPGQFVIGSFVASDNTCPVCQAGYHTSCRHAQWVNGAQAEYVRIPLADGTLVATPEQPSEELIPDLLALSDVMGTGWYAAKAAEVESGSTAVVVGDGAVGLSGVIAAKELGAERIIAMSRHESRQKLALEFGATDIVTERGEEGVTRVKELTNGIGADSVLECVGTQESLHQALRSARPGGNVGFVGFPHGSQIDGQELFFSHVGLRGGPAPVRAYLPDLIDRVLSGRINPGRVFDLTLSLDEAAEGYKAMDERRAIKTLLRP, encoded by the coding sequence ATGCGAGCGACCATCATTCACGCGCCGGGGGACATCCGGGTGGAGGACCCCCCGGAACCGAAGATCATGGCATCGACGGACGCGGTGATCCGTACCGTCGCCACCTGTGTGTGCGGGTCCGATCTGTGGAGCTACCGCGGTGTCCTGCCGGTCGCCGAGGCGCAGCCGATCGGCCACGAGTACGTCGGTGTCGTCGAGGAGGTCGGCAGCGACGTCTCCAGCGTCAGGCCGGGCCAGTTCGTCATCGGTTCCTTCGTCGCCTCCGACAACACCTGTCCGGTCTGCCAGGCCGGCTACCACACCTCCTGCCGGCACGCGCAGTGGGTGAACGGCGCCCAGGCCGAGTACGTCCGCATCCCCCTCGCCGACGGCACCCTGGTCGCCACGCCGGAGCAGCCGTCCGAGGAGCTGATCCCGGACCTGCTGGCTCTGTCCGACGTCATGGGCACCGGGTGGTACGCCGCCAAGGCCGCCGAAGTCGAGTCCGGTTCGACCGCCGTGGTCGTCGGGGACGGCGCGGTGGGCCTGTCCGGCGTCATCGCCGCGAAGGAACTGGGCGCCGAGCGCATCATCGCCATGAGCCGACACGAGTCCCGACAGAAGCTGGCCCTGGAGTTCGGCGCCACCGACATCGTCACCGAGCGGGGCGAGGAAGGCGTCACCCGCGTCAAGGAACTGACGAACGGCATCGGCGCCGACTCGGTCCTCGAGTGCGTCGGCACCCAGGAGTCGCTGCACCAGGCCCTGCGGTCCGCTCGCCCCGGCGGCAACGTCGGTTTCGTCGGCTTCCCGCACGGCTCGCAGATCGACGGCCAGGAGCTCTTCTTCTCCCACGTCGGCCTGCGCGGTGGCCCCGCCCCCGTGCGCGCCTACCTTCCCGACCTGATCGACCGCGTCCTCAGCGGCCGTATCAACCCGGGCCGGGTCTTCGACCTCACCCTGTCGCTGGACGAGGCCGCCGAAGGCTACAAGGCCATGGACGAACGCCGCGCCATCAAGACCTTGCTGCGTCCGTGA
- a CDS encoding DUF2255 family protein, translating to MTTWTSDELNLIARADELEMAPRRGDGTLRGPVPIWVVRDGDDLYVRSFRGTDGGWWRTARASHEGHIRSGGVDKNVTFLEVTDSETNDRIDTAYRTKYGRFGDAYVNPMVTARSTTLRLIPR from the coding sequence ATGACGACATGGACGAGTGACGAGCTCAACCTCATCGCAAGGGCCGACGAGTTGGAGATGGCGCCGCGGCGCGGTGACGGCACCCTGCGGGGGCCGGTGCCGATCTGGGTCGTCCGCGACGGTGACGACCTGTACGTCCGCTCGTTCCGAGGCACGGACGGCGGCTGGTGGCGCACGGCCCGCGCGAGCCACGAGGGGCACATCCGCTCCGGTGGCGTCGACAAGAACGTCACCTTCCTCGAGGTGACGGACTCCGAGACCAACGACCGCATAGACACCGCGTACCGCACCAAGTACGGCCGCTTCGGCGACGCATACGTCAACCCCATGGTGACCGCGCGCTCGACAACCCTGCGGCTGATCCCCCGATGA